The following proteins are encoded in a genomic region of Galbibacter sp. BG1:
- the pckA gene encoding phosphoenolpyruvate carboxykinase (ATP) — MTDKTLVTQTISLKKYGIDKAKVNYQLSPEKLHEITLKKEMGKEASSGALAINTGEFTGRSPKDRFIVKDDVTKDKVWWGDINLPFDPDKFDALYQKVVSYLSEKELYVRDCYACADKDYQLNIRVINEYPWSNLFAYNMFLRPSEESLENFQEDWVVVNAPGFKADPAVDGTRQHNFAILNFTKKVVLIGGTGYTGEIKKGIFSALNFLLPVYANTLPMHCSANVGKNGDTSIFFGLSGTGKTTLSADPKRKLIGDDEHGWTKEDTVFNFEGGCYAKVINLSAENEPDIFGAIKEGALLENVVLKENGDVDFKDTSITQNTRVSYPIYHIKNIQQPSIGYNPTNIFFLTADAFGVLPPISKLTPGQAAYHFISGYTAKVAGTEAGVNEPIPSFSACFGAPFMPLHPTAYAEMLSAKMKQTNVNVWLINTGWTGGPYGVGKRMALKYTRAMITAAMNNELGEVNHKNYHIHSVFGLAQPRTCPGVPEEILNSRMTWNNDEGYYKQAHKLADAFKENFKKFESYANKEIKEGGPLV; from the coding sequence ATGACGGACAAAACACTTGTTACGCAAACGATTTCGTTAAAAAAGTATGGAATCGACAAGGCAAAGGTTAATTACCAATTAAGTCCTGAGAAATTACATGAAATTACCTTAAAAAAGGAGATGGGCAAAGAAGCGTCTTCGGGAGCGTTGGCCATTAACACCGGAGAGTTTACGGGGAGATCTCCAAAAGATAGGTTTATCGTAAAAGATGATGTTACCAAAGATAAGGTTTGGTGGGGAGACATTAATTTGCCGTTCGATCCAGATAAATTTGATGCGCTTTACCAAAAAGTAGTTAGTTACCTTTCAGAAAAAGAGCTTTATGTTAGGGATTGCTACGCTTGTGCAGATAAGGATTATCAATTAAACATACGTGTCATTAACGAATATCCGTGGAGCAATCTTTTTGCTTACAATATGTTTTTGCGTCCTTCAGAAGAATCCCTTGAAAATTTTCAGGAAGATTGGGTCGTAGTCAATGCGCCAGGATTTAAAGCAGATCCAGCGGTTGATGGTACCAGACAGCATAATTTTGCAATCCTTAATTTCACTAAAAAGGTTGTGCTCATTGGAGGTACAGGCTATACGGGAGAAATAAAGAAAGGGATATTTTCAGCTTTAAACTTTTTACTCCCGGTATACGCAAACACACTTCCAATGCATTGCAGTGCCAACGTTGGAAAAAATGGGGATACTTCTATATTTTTTGGATTGTCTGGAACTGGAAAAACAACTTTGTCGGCAGATCCAAAGCGCAAATTAATTGGTGATGATGAGCATGGATGGACCAAAGAAGATACTGTTTTTAACTTTGAAGGCGGATGTTATGCAAAAGTGATCAATCTTTCCGCAGAAAACGAACCCGATATTTTTGGAGCTATTAAAGAAGGAGCCCTTTTAGAAAACGTTGTTTTAAAGGAAAATGGTGATGTAGATTTTAAAGATACTTCCATTACACAGAACACGCGTGTAAGCTATCCTATTTATCACATTAAAAACATCCAACAACCGTCCATAGGCTACAATCCGACCAATATATTTTTCTTAACTGCGGATGCCTTTGGTGTTTTACCTCCAATTTCAAAGTTAACCCCGGGCCAGGCAGCCTATCATTTTATTTCGGGATATACGGCGAAAGTTGCAGGTACAGAAGCGGGAGTAAATGAACCAATCCCTTCTTTCTCCGCTTGTTTTGGCGCTCCTTTCATGCCTTTACATCCTACAGCATATGCAGAAATGCTCAGTGCCAAAATGAAGCAGACCAATGTGAATGTTTGGCTCATAAACACGGGATGGACAGGAGGCCCTTACGGCGTAGGAAAGCGCATGGCCTTAAAATATACACGGGCTATGATTACAGCGGCCATGAATAACGAATTGGGAGAGGTTAACCATAAAAATTATCATATCCATTCGGTATTCGGACTCGCACAACCAAGAACGTGCCCTGGAGTTCCAGAGGAAATTTTAAATTCCAGAATGACCTGGAATAACGATGAAGGTTACTATAAACAGGCACATAAGCTTGCAGATGCGTTTAAAGAAAACTTTAAAAAGTTTGAATCTTACGCCAACAAAGAAATAAAGGAAGGTGGCCCTTTAGTCTGA
- a CDS encoding uroporphyrinogen-III synthase codes for MKVKTILVSQPEPKVENSPYLRLVEKQKIKVDFRPFIHVEGVNARDVRQQKVDLTQFTAIILTSRNAVDHFFRIAEEMRFKVPDSMKYFCQSEAVAYYLQKYVVYRKRKIYVGKRTFQELAPLIKKYKDEKFLLPSSDVLKPLIPETLNDLKIDWKRAILYKTVISDLSDLRDVYYDILVFFSPSGIESLLKNFPDFEQNDTRIAVFGNTTVKAATEAGLRIDIEAPTPETPSMTMALEKYIAQVNKK; via the coding sequence ATGAAAGTTAAGACAATCTTGGTTTCACAACCCGAACCTAAAGTGGAAAATTCCCCTTATTTAAGGTTGGTTGAAAAGCAAAAAATAAAGGTAGATTTTAGACCTTTTATTCATGTCGAAGGAGTTAATGCAAGAGATGTAAGACAGCAAAAAGTTGACTTAACACAGTTTACAGCGATTATTTTAACCAGTAGAAACGCAGTAGACCATTTCTTTAGAATTGCTGAAGAAATGAGGTTTAAAGTTCCAGACTCTATGAAGTATTTTTGCCAATCGGAAGCAGTAGCTTACTATTTGCAAAAGTATGTGGTATATAGAAAGCGTAAAATTTATGTTGGTAAGCGAACGTTCCAGGAATTGGCACCGCTTATTAAAAAATATAAGGATGAAAAGTTTCTACTGCCTTCATCAGACGTTTTAAAACCGTTGATCCCAGAAACCTTAAACGACCTTAAAATCGACTGGAAACGAGCTATTCTTTACAAAACAGTAATTAGCGACCTTTCTGATCTTCGTGATGTGTATTACGATATTTTGGTTTTCTTTAGCCCATCTGGAATCGAATCTTTGTTGAAAAATTTCCCAGACTTTGAGCAGAACGACACCCGTATAGCCGTTTTTGGCAATACCACGGTAAAAGCTGCTACGGAAGCCGGATTGCGAATCGATATCGAGGCTCCTACGCCTGAAACTCCATCGATGACCATGGCACTTGAAAAGTACATAGCGCAGGTAAATAAAAAATAA
- a CDS encoding ATP-binding protein, giving the protein MLFSEVLGQSHIKKHLTYSADNNRIPHAQLFVGPEGSGVLPMAIAYAQYILCGNENGENNGGNGSCNLKFNNLSHPDLHFAFPVATNDKVKSHPVSSHFLGEWRNFVKEQPYGNLFDWYQLLEIENKQGQIGVDEAQDIVKSLSLKAYEGGYKVMIIWMADKMNTAASNKLLKLIEEPPNKTFFILIAEDEEQIIQTIRSRCQVLHFPPLAEAVIIEALQRKGLDINAATKIAHQANGNYNKAIDLVNQDSEDLVFEKWFVVWVRSAFKARGNKAVIHDLLSWSEEVAKTGRETQKKFLLFCMDVFRQAMLLNYQAKELAFMDFTVENFQLEKFAPFVHGNNILDITKELEDAIYHIERNGNSKIILTDLSIKLTRLLHVKE; this is encoded by the coding sequence ATGCTTTTTAGCGAAGTTTTAGGGCAGTCCCACATAAAAAAACATTTAACGTACAGTGCCGACAATAACCGTATTCCACATGCGCAGTTATTTGTTGGGCCAGAGGGAAGTGGGGTTTTGCCAATGGCAATTGCTTACGCGCAATATATTTTGTGCGGTAACGAGAATGGCGAAAACAACGGAGGAAACGGTAGTTGCAATTTAAAATTTAACAACCTTTCCCATCCCGATTTGCACTTTGCTTTCCCGGTAGCGACAAACGATAAAGTAAAGTCCCACCCGGTGAGCAGCCATTTTTTGGGGGAATGGCGAAATTTTGTAAAAGAACAACCCTATGGCAACTTATTCGATTGGTACCAGTTGCTGGAAATAGAAAACAAACAAGGCCAGATTGGTGTAGATGAAGCCCAAGACATTGTAAAATCCCTATCGTTAAAAGCTTATGAAGGTGGTTATAAAGTTATGATTATTTGGATGGCAGATAAAATGAACACTGCCGCCTCCAATAAACTGCTAAAGCTCATTGAAGAGCCACCAAACAAGACGTTTTTTATTTTGATTGCTGAAGATGAAGAGCAAATTATACAAACCATTAGGTCACGATGCCAAGTATTGCATTTCCCTCCGCTTGCCGAAGCAGTAATAATAGAAGCCTTACAGAGAAAAGGACTGGATATAAATGCGGCTACTAAAATTGCACATCAAGCAAATGGCAATTACAACAAGGCCATAGATTTGGTAAATCAAGATTCTGAAGATTTAGTTTTCGAAAAATGGTTTGTGGTTTGGGTACGTTCTGCCTTTAAAGCACGCGGTAATAAAGCTGTTATCCACGATTTACTTTCTTGGAGCGAGGAGGTGGCTAAAACGGGCCGGGAAACCCAAAAGAAATTTTTGCTGTTCTGTATGGATGTCTTTCGCCAGGCCATGCTCTTAAATTACCAAGCGAAAGAATTGGCATTTATGGATTTTACGGTAGAAAACTTCCAATTGGAAAAATTTGCTCCTTTTGTACATGGGAATAATATTTTGGATATTACCAAAGAACTGGAAGATGCTATTTATCATATTGAACGCAATGGAAACTCCAAAATTATTCTTACCGATCTCTCCATTAAGTTAACGCGTTTGTTGCATGTAAAGGAGTAG
- a CDS encoding OmpA family protein → MKKRIFLANFPPIKSMLQNNYSINCGFRNALLLLALVSSSPIFSQDKKLKKANKAYEKFDYVRAINLYEGIAANGYSSSELYEKLGNAYYFTAEPEKAVDWYERLMNSEANLQADDYYRYAQSLKSKKNYTEANEILTKLNERFPEDIRGNLFIANPNYLEQIQKDAAKNEVSLASFNSKYADFAPIIHNERLYFTSARDTGFLAKNIQSWNHKEFTDLYEVTLDEQRTEKLSKNINSRYNESTAFFTENGQKVYFTRNNSIDKKLLKGKDNVNRLQIYEATIDASGEWTDIQKLPFNSDNYSVAHPALNQNESLMVFASDMPGGKGKSDLYLVKINPDGSFLEPVNLGDQINTESRETFPFFSKEGVLYFSSDGHPGMGGLDLFAAKLDSDFNVVAIKNLGAGINSIDDDFSISVSEDGKSGYFASNREGGMGNDDIYRFTKNCVNFVSGNVVNRKGEAIEGAKIATVVDNQLTTVYTDTAGNYEIANYVPCGTSVEITLEKEGYVTTTEIVNIEENKKASFILELEDLHEHIAFNEIYFSFDRSVIKSTAKTELNKVVQFLNENPKYSLEIASFTDSIGDENYNLGLSQRRADSTVKYIISQGIDANRVSGVGRGEAQLANDCFDNVPCDKTDKKLNRRSEFKLIKE, encoded by the coding sequence ATGAAAAAGAGAATTTTTTTAGCAAATTTCCCCCCGATAAAAAGTATGCTACAAAATAACTACAGTATTAATTGTGGCTTTAGAAATGCGCTGCTGCTATTGGCCTTGGTAAGTTCTTCTCCAATTTTTTCTCAAGATAAAAAATTAAAAAAAGCAAATAAGGCTTACGAGAAGTTCGATTATGTACGCGCTATTAATCTATATGAAGGAATCGCTGCAAATGGTTACAGTTCTTCTGAACTTTATGAAAAGCTGGGAAACGCCTATTATTTTACAGCAGAACCCGAAAAAGCAGTAGATTGGTATGAACGTTTAATGAATTCTGAAGCAAACCTGCAAGCAGATGATTATTACAGATATGCCCAGTCGTTAAAATCCAAAAAGAATTATACAGAGGCCAACGAAATCCTTACCAAATTAAATGAACGCTTTCCCGAAGATATAAGAGGAAATCTATTTATCGCAAACCCTAATTACTTGGAGCAAATACAAAAGGATGCTGCAAAAAATGAGGTAAGTTTAGCTTCATTTAATTCAAAATACGCAGACTTTGCGCCAATAATTCACAATGAGAGGCTTTATTTTACTTCGGCAAGGGATACCGGTTTTTTGGCTAAAAATATTCAAAGCTGGAACCACAAAGAGTTTACCGATCTTTATGAAGTAACTTTGGACGAGCAACGCACAGAGAAGCTTTCTAAAAATATAAATTCCAGGTACAACGAATCGACAGCCTTTTTTACTGAAAACGGGCAAAAAGTGTATTTCACTAGAAATAATTCCATCGATAAAAAGTTGCTAAAGGGAAAAGATAACGTAAACCGACTTCAAATCTATGAAGCTACAATAGACGCTAGCGGAGAGTGGACAGACATACAAAAGCTTCCCTTTAATAGCGATAATTATTCGGTGGCGCATCCTGCACTCAACCAGAACGAAAGTTTAATGGTATTTGCTTCGGATATGCCAGGAGGTAAAGGGAAATCTGATTTGTATTTGGTAAAAATAAATCCAGACGGTAGTTTTTTAGAGCCTGTTAATTTGGGAGATCAAATAAATACAGAATCACGGGAAACTTTTCCTTTTTTCTCAAAAGAAGGAGTGCTTTATTTTTCTAGCGATGGCCATCCAGGAATGGGAGGTCTAGACCTGTTTGCCGCCAAGCTAGATAGCGATTTTAATGTTGTAGCCATTAAAAATTTGGGAGCTGGCATCAATTCCATTGATGATGATTTTAGTATAAGTGTAAGCGAGGATGGAAAATCAGGTTACTTTGCTTCCAACAGAGAAGGTGGTATGGGCAACGACGACATTTATAGATTTACCAAAAATTGTGTGAATTTTGTTTCCGGAAACGTTGTAAATAGAAAAGGAGAGGCTATTGAGGGCGCCAAAATAGCAACAGTGGTAGACAACCAATTAACTACGGTTTATACGGATACAGCTGGAAATTACGAGATAGCAAACTATGTCCCCTGTGGAACTTCAGTAGAAATAACTTTGGAAAAGGAAGGTTACGTAACTACTACGGAAATTGTGAATATTGAAGAAAATAAAAAAGCATCCTTTATATTGGAATTGGAAGACTTGCATGAACATATTGCTTTCAACGAAATATATTTCTCTTTTGATAGATCGGTGATTAAAAGCACTGCCAAAACCGAATTGAATAAAGTGGTGCAGTTTTTAAATGAAAATCCCAAATACAGCTTAGAGATCGCTTCTTTTACCGATAGTATAGGAGATGAAAATTACAACCTTGGTTTATCACAAAGAAGAGCAGATTCCACGGTAAAATATATAATTTCCCAAGGGATTGATGCTAACAGGGTTTCTGGAGTTGGTAGAGGAGAGGCCCAATTGGCAAACGACTGTTTTGATAATGTTCCCTGTGATAAAACAGATAAAAAACTAAATAGAAGATCAGAATTTAAGCTAATAAAGGAATAA
- a CDS encoding 2OG-Fe(II) oxygenase yields the protein MNELFDQLEFVENPLYERIIDDLLEQQFSVIDSFFSNDEVMALRASLLQKYEEDKFKKAAIGSKFEEQIVRSIRGDFVLWMDEKNTNTAEQLFFNKINSLVTYLNKTCFLGILTKEFHYALYPKGTFYKRHLDTFQNDDRRKLSFVCYLNDEHWKNENGGELAIYKEKNGVEQEISLYPLPGRVVIFESQVLEHEVKPVLASERMSITGWLKTR from the coding sequence ATGAATGAATTATTCGATCAGCTGGAGTTTGTGGAGAATCCGCTTTACGAAAGAATTATCGACGACCTCTTGGAACAACAGTTCAGTGTTATAGATTCTTTCTTTTCTAATGACGAAGTAATGGCACTACGGGCGTCTTTATTGCAAAAATATGAGGAAGATAAGTTTAAAAAAGCGGCCATTGGCAGTAAGTTCGAGGAGCAGATCGTACGTTCCATTCGTGGGGACTTCGTTCTTTGGATGGACGAAAAGAACACCAATACTGCCGAACAGTTATTTTTTAATAAAATAAACAGCTTGGTAACGTACCTCAACAAAACTTGTTTTTTAGGAATTTTAACAAAAGAATTTCATTACGCGCTTTACCCAAAAGGAACTTTCTACAAGCGGCATTTAGACACGTTCCAAAATGATGACCGCCGCAAACTTTCATTCGTTTGCTACCTCAACGATGAGCATTGGAAAAATGAAAACGGCGGGGAATTGGCTATTTACAAAGAAAAAAATGGTGTAGAACAAGAAATTAGCCTCTATCCCCTTCCTGGAAGGGTTGTTATATTTGAGAGTCAGGTTTTGGAACACGAAGTAAAACCTGTTTTGGCTTCTGAAAGAATGAGTATTACTGGTTGGTTAAAAACAAGATAA
- a CDS encoding DUF4271 domain-containing protein, translating into MSLSIAKLVNEQKFYAFVSLFLNYKYLKIYSKEPNQSTSVFNFFLFIPQLIAISLIVWITIEYFQLPHSINPYLILPFLFLFILFKFYLEKIIATVFDIQPFVESFHFHKVTYRNLSALIVLPIISLFIYSDLSHEIIFYLLLFTFVSLNVIAMILTLRNHQKLIGKYLFYFILYLCALEIAPYLIVIKFYFIDKASN; encoded by the coding sequence GTGAGCCTAAGCATTGCCAAACTCGTTAATGAACAAAAGTTTTATGCTTTCGTTTCGCTCTTTTTAAATTATAAGTATCTAAAAATTTACAGTAAAGAACCAAACCAATCTACAAGCGTTTTTAATTTCTTCTTATTCATCCCACAGCTTATCGCTATTTCTTTAATAGTCTGGATTACCATTGAGTATTTCCAGTTACCGCATAGCATTAACCCTTACCTCATCCTTCCATTTTTATTTTTATTTATCCTTTTTAAGTTCTATCTCGAGAAAATTATTGCTACTGTTTTCGACATTCAACCATTTGTAGAAAGTTTTCATTTCCACAAAGTAACTTATAGAAACTTATCTGCACTAATTGTACTTCCAATCATTAGTTTATTCATTTACAGTGATTTAAGCCATGAAATTATATTTTACTTATTATTATTCACATTTGTTTCATTAAATGTTATTGCTATGATACTTACATTAAGAAATCATCAAAAATTAATAGGAAAATATTTATTTTATTTTATTTTGTATCTTTGCGCGCTAGAAATAGCCCCTTATTTGATAGTAATAAAATTTTATTTTATTGATAAGGCTTCAAACTAA
- a CDS encoding DUF1508 domain-containing protein encodes MGMFVISKRKNGDFKFVFTSRKGKTIFTSIGCKQKSDCEVIIAAIREHAEMFTFTRKSTPSGKHFFRLSKGGLVLATSRKYSTPKMLQKGIDEIVKYVSEAETLDFSENENIFEEVETV; translated from the coding sequence ATGGGAATGTTTGTAATAAGCAAACGGAAAAATGGTGATTTTAAATTTGTTTTTACTTCCCGCAAAGGGAAAACTATTTTTACAAGTATAGGATGCAAACAAAAATCTGATTGTGAAGTTATTATTGCTGCCATACGGGAGCATGCAGAAATGTTCACCTTTACAAGAAAAAGTACCCCTTCTGGAAAACATTTTTTCAGACTTTCTAAAGGCGGATTGGTGTTGGCGACAAGCCGAAAATATTCCACCCCTAAAATGTTGCAAAAGGGAATCGATGAAATTGTAAAATATGTTTCCGAGGCAGAAACATTGGATTTTTCTGAAAATGAAAACATTTTTGAGGAAGTGGAAACTGTATAA
- a CDS encoding lytic transglycosylase domain-containing protein gives MKKVFTALMISAFCTLTYAQKKTNTLQPQKQLSITSDSTTVVEGNLLQDTDSVLIDGKRYVLAEEKTKRYGFPDNPQAKKIDSLWKREFFNTGMFDTIYADISNLTFEPVEYVDLPTDTLKARLAKLNQKTPFNVEYNPSLESVIKMFLKSKRAFLTRVMARSKFYFPLFEQTMDNYDIPLEMKYLAVIESALNPKAKSRVGATGIWQFMFPTGKMYGLDVSSYVDERSDPIKSTEAACKYLGKLYEIFGDWDLALAAYNSGPGNVSKAIRRSGGSNNYWNLRPFLPRETAGYVPAFLATMYIMEYAEEHGFEEFASNEAGYYFETDTVNIKKLISFDQISEYLEIDREEVQFFNPSYKLDIIPYVDDENYSLRLPTEAIGRFVTNEDSIYARVAKELEKKEQPLPELVETSAQIKYRVKSGDVLGTIAEKHGVRVSEIKRWNGLRNNNIRIGQRLTIFPQKPVTSTSTKSPTASNNNASKEYVVRSGDSLWSIAKKFPGISIQNIQEWNDISGNKLTPGTKLVLCKC, from the coding sequence ATGAAGAAAGTTTTTACAGCGCTGATGATCAGTGCTTTTTGTACCCTCACTTACGCCCAAAAAAAGACTAATACCTTACAACCACAAAAACAACTATCTATTACTTCAGATAGTACTACTGTAGTTGAAGGAAATCTTTTACAAGATACCGATTCCGTCCTAATAGATGGGAAACGTTACGTTTTGGCAGAAGAAAAAACAAAACGCTACGGGTTTCCAGATAATCCACAGGCCAAAAAAATAGACAGCCTCTGGAAAAGGGAATTTTTCAATACAGGAATGTTCGATACTATCTATGCAGATATTTCCAACCTCACTTTCGAACCTGTTGAATATGTAGATCTTCCTACAGATACTTTAAAGGCACGATTGGCAAAACTTAATCAAAAAACGCCTTTTAACGTAGAATATAACCCTTCTTTGGAAAGTGTTATCAAGATGTTTTTAAAAAGTAAACGTGCTTTTTTAACTAGGGTGATGGCGCGAAGTAAATTCTATTTTCCACTGTTTGAACAAACCATGGATAATTACGATATTCCTCTGGAAATGAAATATTTGGCAGTTATAGAATCTGCCTTAAATCCAAAAGCAAAATCTAGAGTGGGAGCAACTGGGATCTGGCAATTTATGTTTCCAACCGGTAAAATGTACGGCCTGGATGTAAGTAGTTATGTAGACGAGCGTAGCGACCCCATAAAATCGACCGAAGCTGCCTGTAAATATTTAGGGAAATTGTACGAGATATTTGGGGATTGGGATTTGGCACTTGCTGCCTATAATTCAGGGCCAGGAAATGTTAGCAAAGCCATTCGGCGAAGTGGAGGCTCCAATAATTATTGGAATTTAAGGCCTTTCCTACCAAGGGAAACTGCAGGTTATGTACCAGCGTTTCTAGCTACCATGTACATTATGGAATATGCAGAAGAACATGGTTTTGAAGAATTTGCTTCCAATGAAGCTGGCTATTATTTTGAAACGGATACGGTAAATATTAAAAAATTGATTTCTTTTGATCAAATCTCAGAATATTTGGAGATCGATAGAGAAGAAGTTCAGTTTTTCAATCCTTCATATAAGTTAGATATCATTCCCTACGTAGACGACGAAAACTACAGTTTGCGTTTACCTACGGAAGCAATAGGCCGATTTGTTACCAATGAAGATTCTATTTACGCCCGAGTTGCCAAAGAACTTGAAAAGAAGGAACAACCATTACCCGAATTGGTAGAAACAAGTGCCCAAATAAAATACCGTGTTAAAAGTGGTGATGTTTTAGGTACCATTGCGGAAAAACATGGTGTAAGGGTAAGCGAGATTAAACGGTGGAATGGGTTACGAAATAATAATATTCGCATCGGGCAACGTTTAACCATATTCCCTCAAAAACCAGTGACTTCTACCTCTACAAAGTCGCCTACCGCTAGCAATAACAATGCTTCCAAAGAATATGTGGTGCGTAGTGGCGATTCTCTATGGAGCATCGCAAAAAAATTTCCGGGAATTTCCATTCAAAATATTCAAGAATGGAACGATATTAGTGGGAATAAATTAACGCCGGGAACCAAGTTGGTTCTTTGCAAGTGTTAA
- a CDS encoding phosphoglycerate kinase, whose product MKTIDDFNFENKKALIRVDFNVPLDAEFNITDTNRIEAAKPTIIKILEDGGSAVLMSHLGRPKGEARDDMSLKHLVNKASEIIGVQVKFIEKSVGRVAEEAVAALQPGEVLLLENLRFHAEEENGDSAFAEELSKLGDIYVNDAFGTAHRAHASTTVVANYFGENKCFGYLMAKEIESINKVMETGEKPVTAILGGSKVSSKITIIENILDKVDHLIIGGGMTYTFVKAQGGKIGDSICEDDKQDLALNILKEAKEKGVQIHLPVDVVAADDFNNDAETQICPVTEIPDGWQGLDAGPKTLENFKEVILQSKTILWNGPIGVFEMETFSKGTIAIGRFIEEATKKGAFSLVGGGDSVSAVKQFGFEDKVSYVSTGGGAMLESLEGKTLPGIAAIQE is encoded by the coding sequence ATGAAAACGATAGACGATTTTAATTTCGAAAATAAAAAAGCTTTAATCCGTGTAGATTTTAACGTTCCGCTAGATGCTGAATTTAATATTACCGACACCAACCGTATCGAAGCTGCCAAACCTACCATTATAAAGATTTTGGAAGACGGCGGAAGCGCTGTTTTAATGAGCCACTTAGGAAGACCTAAAGGAGAAGCAAGAGACGATATGTCGCTTAAACATTTGGTAAACAAAGCTTCGGAAATTATTGGGGTACAAGTTAAATTCATAGAAAAATCTGTAGGCCGTGTTGCTGAAGAAGCTGTAGCTGCTTTGCAACCTGGAGAAGTTTTGTTGTTGGAAAATCTTCGTTTTCATGCGGAAGAAGAAAATGGCGACTCTGCTTTTGCTGAAGAGCTTTCAAAGCTAGGCGATATCTACGTAAACGATGCCTTTGGAACAGCGCACAGAGCTCACGCTTCCACAACTGTTGTGGCCAACTATTTTGGTGAGAACAAATGTTTTGGTTACCTCATGGCTAAAGAGATAGAATCTATTAACAAAGTGATGGAAACTGGTGAAAAGCCGGTAACGGCCATTCTTGGAGGATCTAAGGTTTCTTCAAAAATAACCATTATAGAAAATATCTTGGACAAAGTGGATCACCTTATTATTGGAGGTGGGATGACCTACACCTTTGTTAAAGCACAAGGAGGAAAAATTGGAGATTCCATTTGTGAAGACGATAAGCAGGATTTGGCATTGAATATTTTAAAAGAAGCCAAAGAAAAAGGAGTACAAATACATCTACCGGTAGATGTAGTAGCTGCGGACGATTTTAATAACGATGCCGAGACTCAAATTTGTCCGGTTACGGAAATTCCAGACGGTTGGCAAGGATTGGATGCTGGACCAAAGACTTTGGAAAACTTCAAAGAGGTAATCCTACAATCTAAAACCATTTTGTGGAATGGCCCTATTGGTGTATTCGAAATGGAAACTTTTTCCAAGGGTACCATCGCAATCGGTCGTTTTATTGAAGAAGCAACCAAGAAAGGAGCTTTTTCACTTGTTGGTGGGGGCGATAGTGTTTCCGCCGTTAAGCAATTTGGATTTGAAGACAAAGTAAGCTACGTATCTACTGGAGGTGGCGCTATGCTGGAGAGTTTAGAAGGAAAAACACTTCCCGGAATAGCCGCAATTCAAGAGTAG